The DNA region taaaatttaaactaaaatcctccaaaatagattaattttataacttctagcaattgttagtgctcaaataaattctaaaaatatggaaaattcactaatatttcttatgtgatgactaatttctaaaattattttcaaccttagcttatatggtgaaaaaaaaaacgagttactttgtaatacttatatatatatatatttatttatttttatccttttaattcaatttaaattcaaataaaatttaaacatataACAAAATTTAGTCGTTGGAAATATAATCactgtaaatattttttatttataggatattaaaaaaaatatagttgagTGAAATTTAAAAAACGAGATTTAGAGAATCGGTTCGAGCATGTAAAAAATTAGAAGGAATGTTTTGAAGAGACTTtctgtaaaaaaatattagaaacaAGATTTAGGagtcagattgtagatgcaagaTCGCATGACGGCCGTCGTTTTGCCTGTCGAAGTATGGAGCATGTCAGTCACATGCTCTAGTTTAGATGCGTGATCACCTACCTCCGCTTGGACTAATTATCGTTCTCTCTCGACTCTCGCTCCTGCCGCTGCGTACCCATTGGGTCCAAAGCGTGATCAGAGCAGTGTCCGAGCAAAGTGTTAGCTCTTCCATGATCGAGTACATGTACCCGCGTTAGATCGTACGCTTGGAAGTGTCGTACAACGTGCCTTCATCCAAATGTTCAAAATTTGAAAGCGCTCGGCTCGGTGCTCGTTGGATCGTGTGGATATGAAACGCATGCCGTGATATTTCAGTTTCCATTCGCTTCCACATTATTGTCCACACACCAGTCTCCATCAGTTTGCCGGAGCAGTCCTTGCTTCAGCGCCGTAACTCTGAACCCATTCGCTGCCATACACAAAAATCTGATCacacgtgaaaaaaaaaattctataatacCCGATCTTATAAAAGACTCTCTTCCTTAGAATAACATGTATtcattttctctctgttctcttTAGCTTAGTTATTGGTTCACGAGATAAATAATATAGATAGAATCTTACGAGAACCTTTATAGACAGTattttatagaatttgcttttaAAAGGACCAACATTTTATAGCTAACGTGCATCCTATAAAAAAGTTGTTTTACTGTTTGCACTTAGTGCTTCAGAGAAAGGGATATTTGTGGAGAAAATTCTCTTGGCTGGCTAAAGTTTAGATTAAAAGCAGTGTCTGAACTTTCAcaacttttttttctccaatCAGCCACCAACAACATCACCAGCAGCGGCACGGCAGTCTCAAACACGAATTGTAGCGCCGTGGTGGTGGaaaatgtgtttgatagctaaCGGGATAAAAGCTACGAAGATGTTGACAAAAGCATGTGGAGAGATCAGTTGGTGAGAAATGTATTGTTACTGGTGAGCCAGGAGATATTTGGTTTGGCAATACTACTTCAATCTTCGAACTAAGTATTTCTTATATTCAATAGATACTACGTGAGTTTATGTTAGTAGTGATGTGAGCGTTTATATATGTCTACGAAttatattggtatttatttaaaaaaatagctaaGTGCTAATACGTTACAAATCTAAAGTACGAAGATATAGATGTGTTATGGAGCACCCCTAAACAAATACGTCAGAAGATATATGTGGTAATATGAAATACAAATCTAAAGTATGAAGATATAGATGTGTTATGGAGCGCCGCTAAACAAATACGTCGGAAGCgatgttgtagtttgatttctgataagatttaaaaaaagatgagaagattattcactaatttttcttctaatttctttatttatttttattagtaaaacagatTCTATGTCCGTAGCCTATAACGAGACGGTGAGACTGAATGATGAAGttagatgataaaaataaataatttatttgaattttaatgattttattagataaaaaaaatgtagagaaaaatatgatatgaGAATTAACTAGCGTTTTATACCATAGAGACAAGACCAATGGCTACTATCAGAAGACTTGGGTTTTATATtactactctttttttttccacccGACGAGGAAGAAACATACCCAGTTCCTCTAACTTCGTCGGGAGGAATAATATTTTGTGAAAGTATTAACAATGTCTCTGACGGTGAACACTAGCAAATCCGTTAGTTACTATAGTAactatttattatttataaCACTATATTATTAAATCTGATCCGTTTATCTTAAATTAACCATTCACAGCTAGTTGAAATCACACGATCTCACTCTGGAAGAAACACGAGCCATGAAGCATCAAGCCCGCCCCTAGACACggctagggatgaaaacagatcaaatacgcatggaatcgaattcggatagtatgATTTACCATATTTTATTCCGAAtgcgaaaacgaattcggatatcctcgaatacgaatacgaatcagatagttcgaatacgaaccCGTATTTGGATATCTACttgatcttcgaaattcaggtcggaaatttaaatttttgaaaaaaattgattgaaatttgataaaattcgactgcaatttgttctaatttgattgagccggaattttagaaattttgttcaaaattcatgttggaaatttaaatttttgatcaaatttaactgaaatttgatgaaatttgactaaaatttgttccaatttaattgggttggaatttcgtttatatctgaaaattttaaaacgttagcaaaatttggttccctagttgacggatacggatacgaattgGATATATCTCAAATTCgaatatccacatttgaatccgaatctcgaaaacgaattcggatatatccattttagtacctattttaaaaacaaatacaaatacgaatatctatatttatattttaacaaatacaaaattaaataattcAGATTTCTATCATTCATTTCTAACCCTAGTCACGGCACTGCACGGCAAACCGAGCGAACCAGATCAGACCCACGGCAGAAAGCACGACCCAGCCGCGCGAAACCGGGCCCGAGCGTGGGGTGCGTGCCAGCTTCACTTTTGGACTCCTCACGCTCGAGCTTCGAAAAACTGCCTCCGCCCTCCGCCCTCCGCCCGCCCATCTCCCCGTTTCCCACCACGTACGCGGCGCCTGCACTCTGCACCACCCCATCGACTCACTCATCCATTCActcccgccgccaccgcctggGCGCCTGGCCTCCCCGGTTCCGCCTCCGCCGAAAGCCCAAACACCGCTGCGTACGTCCGCCGCCGCGCGGCGGGCGCGCCATGGACCCATCCACCGCCAAGGCGGCCGCCCCCTCCAATGCCGACCTAGTCCTCCTCATCCCGCCCGACCATCCCCCGCCGGCGCCCCACCCAAGCAACCACCATCACCAGCAGCAGCCGAACCCCGCGGCGGAGCCCCCCAAACCCTCCCAAAACCCCGAGAAGCCGCCGGCCTCGAGCCCCTCTCGCCCGCCGCTGCCTCccgccctcctccgccgccgctcctccaTCACCAAGCCCAAGTCCCGCTTCGTCGAGCCGCCCACCCCGTCTtacccctccgccgcctcctccccgggCCATCCCGCCGCTTCGCAGACCCAGACCCCTCGCCCgcccgccgacgccgaggacgaCGAGGACATCTTCCGCAAGGAAGGCGCGCCCCTCTCCGCCTCCGAGGCGCGGTGCCGCCGCAGGGCCCTCCTTGGGCTCGAGCTAGCTGTGCTAGTCCTCTTCCTCGCGCTCCTTGTCGTCAGCCTCGTCGTGCGCCCGCTGCAGAGGCGCGTCGTGTGGGGGCTGGAGATCTGGATGTGGTGCGTCATGGTCATCGCCGTCTTCTCCGGCCACCTCGTCAGCCGGTGGCTCGTCACGCTCCTCGTCTTCGTCGTCGAGCGCAACTTCCTGCTCCGCACCAAGGTGCTCTACTTCGTCTTCGGGCTCAAGAAGAGCTTCCAGGTCTGCCTCTGGCTCGCGCTCGTGCTCATCGCGTGGTCGCAGCTCTTCGATCGCGAGGTCGGTCGCCCGCCCAAGACCGCCAGGATCCTCAACTACGTCTCCAGGTTCCTCGCCTCCATGCTCATCGGCTCGGTCATCTGGCTGGTCAAGACATTCCTCATGAAGGTGATCGCGTCCACGTTCCACCGGAAGACCTTCTTTGATCGGATCCAGGAGAGCTTGTTCCACCAGTACGTGCTTCAGACGCTGTCAGGCCCGCCGGTGATGGAGCTGGCGGAGAATGTGGGGAGGGAGGGTAGTGGGCTTGGGCGGGTGAGCTTCAGCAGAGCAAAGGAGGAGAAAGGTGCGCCAGAGGTGATCGATGTCGCCAAGCTCAGGAGGATGAGCCAGGAGAAGGTGTCAGCATGGACGATGAAAGGGTTGATCACAGCAATACGAAGCTCTAGGCTGTCAACCATATCTCAAACTATCGAGAGCTTCGATGACGTTGATGGCATGGAACAGAAGGATAAAGAGATCAATAGCGAGTGGGAGGCGAAGGCAGCGGCAAATGTCATATTCAAGAATGTAGCAAGGCCTGGCTATAAGTGAGGACGACTCTGATTAATTGTTCAGTAGCCATTTCTTATCTGCAGGCATGCCTCAACATGtgtaatttgtttcaattgttTACATAGGAACATTGAGGAGGTGGATCTGCTGAGATTTTTcaccaaggaggaggtggacttgGTGATTCCGATGTTTGAGGGAGCATCAGAAACGGGAAAGATAAAAAAGTCTGCTCTGAAGAATTGGGTGGTAATGGAAAACTTGACTTGatttttcattttcatatttcttCCATTTCAGAATCTATGGGGCCATTTATCTAATGACATAGGTTGGTTTAAATGTCTCTTGTCTTGCTTGAGGTTTGTGTGTCAATGCAGCCATAATTGTA from Phragmites australis chromosome 8, lpPhrAust1.1, whole genome shotgun sequence includes:
- the LOC133926476 gene encoding mechanosensitive ion channel protein 10-like isoform X2 is translated as MDPSTAKAAAPSNADLVLLIPPDHPPPAPHPSNHHHQQQPNPAAEPPKPSQNPEKPPASSPSRPPLPPALLRRRSSITKPKSRFVEPPTPSYPSAASSPGHPAASQTQTPRPPADAEDDEDIFRKEGAPLSASEARCRRRALLGLELAVLVLFLALLVVSLVVRPLQRRVVWGLEIWMWCVMVIAVFSGHLVSRWLVTLLVFVVERNFLLRTKVLYFVFGLKKSFQVCLWLALVLIAWSQLFDREVGRPPKTARILNYVSRFLASMLIGSVIWLVKTFLMKVIASTFHRKTFFDRIQESLFHQYVLQTLSGPPVMELAENVGREGSGLGRVSFSRAKEEKGAPEVIDVAKLRRMSQEKVSAWTMKGLITAIRSSRLSTISQTIESFDDVDGMEQKDKEINSEWEAKAAANVIFKNVARPGYKNIEEVDLLRFFTKEEVDLVIPMFEGASETGKIKKSALKNWVVKAYIDRKALAHSLNDTKTAVMQLHNLISVIVVIVIIIVTLVLMGIATTRILVVISSQLLVVVFIFGNACKTVFEALIFVFIMHPYDVGDRCVVDGIQVLREQTNTLESCSHGKPKGHLECEQDQHVSLCPAHNELSKHPGEEHQEI
- the LOC133926476 gene encoding mechanosensitive ion channel protein 10-like isoform X1 — encoded protein: MDPSTAKAAAPSNADLVLLIPPDHPPPAPHPSNHHHQQQPNPAAEPPKPSQNPEKPPASSPSRPPLPPALLRRRSSITKPKSRFVEPPTPSYPSAASSPGHPAASQTQTPRPPADAEDDEDIFRKEGAPLSASEARCRRRALLGLELAVLVLFLALLVVSLVVRPLQRRVVWGLEIWMWCVMVIAVFSGHLVSRWLVTLLVFVVERNFLLRTKVLYFVFGLKKSFQVCLWLALVLIAWSQLFDREVGRPPKTARILNYVSRFLASMLIGSVIWLVKTFLMKVIASTFHRKTFFDRIQESLFHQYVLQTLSGPPVMELAENVGREGSGLGRVSFSRAKEEKGAPEVIDVAKLRRMSQEKVSAWTMKGLITAIRSSRLSTISQTIESFDDVDGMEQKDKEINSEWEAKAAANVIFKNVARPGYKNIEEVDLLRFFTKEEVDLVIPMFEGASETGKIKKSALKNWVVKAYIDRKALAHSLNDTKTAVMQLHNLISVIVVIVIIIVTLVLMGIATTRILVVISSQLLVVVFIFGNACKTVFEALIFVFIMHPYDVGDRCVVDGIQMVVEEMNILTTVFLKNDNEKIYYPNSVLSTKAISNFYRSPNMYDTIDFAIDVSTSVESIGALRSKIKGYLESKPTHWNPVHTVNLKDILNVNKINMSLCVQHTMNFQNIREKNIRRSELVMELKKIFEEMSIRYHLLPQKVELSYVGSHPLPISVTQTR